Below is a window of Candidatus Methanosuratincola sp. DNA.
TACCGTCTCCTCGAAGTTGAAGAGGCTTATCACGAATGCCGCAACATTGGCGCATATCATTATTATCGTGATGTAGGGGAAAGTCCTCCGTTCAACGACGTCTTTGAGGGGGAACATTGGAAATTACTCCTCTGAGCACAAATAAATGATTTTGGTGGGACGGGGGATGCCCGCCTCATACGGAATCCAAACACCGACGCCCCTGCGGCAGAAGGGCAAGTTTAATGCCGCGAGTGCGCACTCTTAATGCATGGGATCGTTTTCAGTCCAATACCGGTTCAGCCAGCAGTTCAGATTCCCGGCTAAGGATGCATACATATGGTGTACAGACTACCAAGAGGAGGACGTTGCGCTGATGGGCGAGAAGGGCAAACGTAAGGTCATTAGGATAAATGAGGAGACGCTGATACTGACGGACGCCGTCCTCGAAGGCGGGAGGAGAGTCACCAAGAAGAGGCTTGTCAGGCTTTTTCCGGACCGGCTCTTCTGGACCAACACGCGTTTGAGCTCTGAAGGGAAGTATTCCCAGTTCCTGTACCAGATCGTCCAAGAGGAGGGCGGCAGGTCACGCCTGGACTTCACTGGGTCTCACGTATACTACAACAAAGAGAGGCCGACACCGGAAGAGGTCGCCTCAATGGCCCAAGAGCTGGCGAGGCAAGACGCATCCGCGTGGGTACTGCTGTCGAAGGCAATGGAAAAGGACCTAGGCGTCCCGAATAAACGGTAAGCGGGCACGGCCGCCCCCGGCACAAGTCCGGGATTTCCAACCACTCGGAGGAGGATTGCGAGAACCGGTCTCCGGGCATCAGGAGCTGGGACTATGAATACTTATTTTAATAGCCTGGCGGGTAGGGAGTATCGGTGTGACCCTTGATAACCAGGGAGAGAGTCTGGGAACTGGTCGAGAGATACGACCTGCGCGCCGAGAGGATCACAGTAGGAACGCTGGGCAGCCACTCTGCCCTTGACATAGCCGATGGGGCCAAAGAGCAGGGCTTCAGAACGGCAGTGGTTTGCCAGAGGGGCAGGGAGTTGCCCTACAAGACGTACCGGAGGATAGTGGACGAGGCGATCGTGCTTGAGAGATTTTCCGAGATCGCCTCAGAAGGCGTTCAGGAGGAGCTCAGACGGCGGAACACCCTCTTCGTCCCCCACAGGGCATTCTCCACGTATGTGCCTTACGATGTGATTGAGGAGGAGTTCCTCCTACCAATGGTGGGAAACAGGATGATGCTCCGCTCAGAGGAGAGGTGGGCACCTAAGAATCAGTATTACCTCCTTGAGAAGGCGGGAGTCAGGCAGCCCAGGAAGTTCAAGTCCCCATCTGAAATAGACACGCTTGCGATAGTCAAGGTCCAGGAGGCGAAGAGGAAGATAGAAAGGGCCTTCTTCACAGCCACGGACGAGGGAGACTTCTGGAGAAAGGTCGAGGAGAGGGTCTCGAGGGGGGTAATCACAAGGGAAGACGCTGAGAGGGCAGTAATCGAGGAATATGTGGTCGGGACGTATTTTAACTTCAATTACTTCTACTCTCCGCTGAGCGGGGAGGTCGAGTTCATGGGTATCGACAGGAGGCTCCAGACGAACCTCCATGACTTTGTCTCCCTCCCAGCAAGGCAGCAGCTCGAGATAGACCTGACGCTGCAGAACATCGAGATAGGGCACATGGGAGCCACCATAAGGGAGTCCATGCTCGAGAAGGTCCTCGAGAACGGGATAAGGTTCGTAAAGGCCACGAAAGAGGAGTACCCTCCAGGCATAATCGGGCCCTTTGCGCTGCAGGGTGCGGTCAACAAGGACCAGGAGATAGTCATATTCGACGTATCGCCGAGGGTCCCAGGTAGCCCCGTCATCGGCACAACGAGCCCGTACACCAGGTACCTCTACGGCAGACCCATGAGCGTAGGCCAGAGGATCGCTCTCGAGATAAGGGAGGCACTGGAGACGGACAGGATCAGGGAGATCGTGACGTGAGATGTCCCCAAGCATCGCGGTGATCGGATCCCATTCGGCCCTCCAGATACTCAAAGGCGCAAAGCAAGAGGGGCTCAGGACGCTGCTGATCTGCCTGAAGGGGAGGGAGGGGCTGTACGACCGTTTCAGGCTTGCGGACAGGAGAGTCTCGGTAGGTAGCGTGGAGGAGATCCTGGAGCACGAGATCCAGAGCCTTATCGAGGAGGAGGGGGCGGTTTTTGTCCCCCACGGCACGTTGATATCGGGCGGGCGCCTCGAAGACTTGGAAAGGCGTTTCAGACCAAAGATCTTTGGAAACAGGTTCATATTCAAATGGGAGTACGACAGGGATCTCAAGGATAGGCTCTTGAGGGAGGCAGGGATCAGGACTCCTAGGAAATTCCGGTCCTATACAGAGATAGACGGGCCGGCGATAGTCAAGCTCCCAGGGGCCGAGGGAGGGAGAGGGTACTTCATTGCGAAAAGCCCCAGGGACTTCGAGGCAAAGATCGGGCAGCTCACCGGGAAGGGGCTCATCAAAAGGGGAGAGGAGGAAAAGGTCTTCATACAAGAATACATAATAGGGGTGCCTGTTTACCCCCACTACTTCTGGTCGGCGATCGAGGGCAGGCTTGAACTGATGGGTTGTGACAGGAGATACGAAACAAGCATAGACGCTATCGGAAGGATAGGCGCAGAGGATCAGCTTGAGCTCGGAATTACCCCAACATTCAGGGTGATTGGCAACATTCCACTCGTGCTCAGAGAATCTCTGCTGGTGGACATCTTCGAGGATGGAGAGAGGTTTGTTTCGGCCGCAGAAAGACTGGTACCACCCGGGATGATAGGACCCTTCTGCCTCGAGATGATCTGCGACGAGGATGGGAATCTTTACACATTCGAGTTCTCTGGAAGGATAGTCGCGGGGACGAACCTCTTTGTCAGCGGGTCTCCTTACAGCGATCTCATCTTCGACGAGCCGATGAGCATGGGGAGGAGAATCGCAAGGGAGATAAAGACGGCCTCGGAGCTCGGTGAGATCGAAAAAGTAACCACGTAGTGGAAGACATGTACCACATCAAATGCGAGAGGGGAGAGATTGCCGAGAGGGTGGTCGTATTTGGAGATCCGTGCAGGACTAGAACATTTTCATCCCTTCTCGACCGCCCGAGGCTTGTTAACAAGAACCGGTGCCTCTTGACTTACACCGGGGATTACATGGGAACCGAAGTGACGCTCTCGACGACAGGGATGGGCACCCCGTCCGCGGCAATTGTCTGCGAGGAACTCGCGGCTTTGGGCGCGAAGTGTATAATCAGGGCAGGGACCATGGGGAGCATTTCAGAAGAGGTTGCCGCTGGCGATGCCGTTGTGCCGACCGAGTCCATACCGCAGGACGGGACGACCAAGGCGTACATCCGCAAGTTCAAATTAAATGACGTACCGGGTGCATCGCGCCGCATAGTAGAGATGCTGAGGTCGGCAGCGCTCTCGAAAGGGGTCAGGGCCCACACCGGCACTATCTGCACAAGCGATGCGTTTTACCTAGAGGGCGGCAGGGGGGATTCGCGCTTGAAGGAAAAGGGGGTGTTGGGGTTCGAGATGGAGTGCTCGGCAATATTCACAATAGGAGCAATCAGGGGCTACGGGGCAGGGGCTATATTGGCAGTAACCGGAACCACCTACGGTAAGGAAAGGGTTCTTGGGGGGGAGGAGATCAGGAGAACAGTTGAGAAGTGCTCACTTTCAGCCTTGGAAACCGCAGCTTTAGTCGAGTTGCCTCGAAAATAGTCGAGCACATACTGCAATAAAACATTTCTGACATGGCGATTTGCCTTTCCATCACCGATCATGAAAATTGACTTGTTCATGTAAAAGTAATAGTTTGTTTAGCGGACGGGATTTACTTGGACGCTAAACCCTGTTTTAAACAATTGCATCAATTTTCTATACCATCGAACTTATGGAGATTTGCCTTGAACGTTATAAGTATCCCATAAGTCCTGTAATGCCGTATGTATCTACGCCGCAGTTGAGAACGGAAAGGGCCTGTAGCGGCACCCGACAGGAACAGAAGGGAAAGGCGAACCCGAAAGGGGGCGCAAGAACGGAAGGACCTGAAAGGGTGCAGCGGATAGGATGCACGATGGGACGAATCCAGGGCGTCTGGATAGAATCGGACGCCACGACCGCGGAAAGTCGTTGCATGGGAAGCCCGGGAGGAGAACGCCGGCCATGGCGGTGATTTAAATTCCGGGTCTCTCCCCGAAATCGTTCTCAACTGCGGTCTTTATTTTGGGAACGGCGAATTAATTTTTTACAAGGTGTATCTCTTGCGGTACAAGAAGGGGCCGAAATACTTTTACGAGGTATGCCAGAGCATAAGCGAATTGATTGAGAGGATCAACGAAAACTCCTCGCTTGTACTTGTAGAGGGGGAGAACGATGAACGTGCCCTCAGAATGGCGAGGCTTAAAACGAGGATAATCACATTCTGCGATTCCAAAATGCCGAGATTCGAGTTTGTGGAGAGGATCGCAAACGACTACAGCGGCTTGAGTGTGGTAGTCCTCTTCGACTATGACAGAGAGGGTACTATTGCAGCGAAGAGGATTACCGTTGAACTAGAGGAGAGAGGAGTCAGGGTGGAGAGGGGGTTAAGGGAGGAGCTTGGGAAAATCCTTGTGAGAGAAGGCATCAGGAGGGTGGAAGAGATGCCCTCTCTACTTTCAAAGGCCGAATTCTAGAGTACTCTTTTTTATAGCCACAAATAAAATATGATTTTGGAGATGGCCGATGCAGACTGGCTTCGAACCCAAGATCGTGTTCCTCTGCCCACTGTGCCACAGGGATGTCGAGATGGTCCACAGCAGGTCAGAAGGTTGGACAACAGATCACGGGGGGTGCCTTAATTTTTCTGTGATAAGGAAGCCGCCAACGGTCGACGGCAAGGAATTCAGGACACCACTAGTGTTCATAGATGTAGAGTCGGATTTCGCAATAAAGGAGGGGATTGAGGGGCTCAGGACGTTGGCTGCCGAAGAAGTAGAGTTGTCGAAGAGATCAAAGATCGAGGCAGGGATAAGGAGGCTTGAGTCCAAGATAGGTTTTGCTGAGAAAAAGATCCCCGAGTTGCTCGAGGCGATCAGGGGCGGAACTTTTGGGCTCAGGATAGTTTCCGGGAGGTCCATTGGTGCGCTGGTCTGGAGAGGCGAAGAGAAGTACATAGGAATATCCTACGGTGACGTCCGAAATGGAGAGGGGGGACTAATGTTCACTTCTCACGAGGAAGAGGCGAAAGGCTTCGTCCTTGATTGGATCCACTACTGGGACGGGGCAAAGCTTGTAGGGAAGAAGGTTTTTCCATAGCAAAAGCTGCCATAAAAATAGAAAAATAAAAAATACCCTGATCGTGCTTTAGAGAAATAAAAAAGAAAGAAGGACTGCTTAATGGAGAAGCTCACTGTGAGGGAGTTTAGGCCCGAAGATCTTGAAGCCGTGGTAATGATTAACAAGGTCTGTCTGCCTGAAAACTATTCCCCAGACTTTTTCATGGAACACCACTGGGAGAACCCAAGAATCTTCCTCGTGGCCCAAGTTGGAGAAAAGGTCGTTGGGTACAATATGTGCAGGATTGAATTTGGGATCTCTAACATAAAGAGGGACTTCGCAAAGAAAGGGCATGTCATTTCGATCGCAGTCCTGGAGGGTTACAGGGGGATTGGCATCGGCCAGAAACTGATGGAGGAAGGGATGAAGAATGTGAAGGAGTCCGGCGCATCGGAGATTTACCTCGAGGTGAGACAGAGCAACCTCCCTGCCATCCAGCTGTACAGGAAACTGGGGTTCAGGGCCGTCCGAGTCTTAGAGGGATACTACAGGGATGGCGAAAATGCCTATATGATGGTTGCCAACCTTGAGGAAGGAAACCGTTTTCAGAATGGCTCATGAAGCCAAGGCGGATTTACGTAACTTCAGATACGCAGCGTATCCAATAAGTATTGCAGTTGGCAGGTAGAAGAGGCAGGTTTCGAAGAAGGTCTCAAAAACAGGCATGCCATTCAGACGCAGGTAGGCTAGGCACAAAGATACGATTAACATGACTACAGATGCGATAAGCGCCCCCCTGAACTCGTCGATTTCCATATGCACACGAGGCCTTCCGTAATATAAAAAGTTGAGCGGTAAGCCTTGCGGCGAGGCGAACGAAATTTATATATAGAAGTGCTTTCTGTTTTTTCAGACGTAATATTTTGTAGGCTAGGTGTATGAACCATGGCAGCAACTCAGAGTTTACCGGTATTAGTTTTGAAAGAGGGGACTTCTAGGACAACAGGAAGGGACGCCCAGAGGGCCAACATAATGGCAGCTGTGGCGCTGGCGGAGGCAATAAGGTCATCCCTTGGTCCAAAAGGGATGGACAAGATGCTCGTGAGCAGCTTCGGCGATGTCACAGTCAGCAACGACGGAGCTACAATTGTGAAGGAAATGGACGTGCAGCATCCCGCGGCAAAGATGCTTGTGGAGGTTGCAAAGACCCAGGACGTAGAGGTCGGGGACGGGACCACGTCTGCAGTGATCCTCGCTGGAGCACTGTTGAAGAAGGCACAGGAGCTGCTCGACCAGGAAGTTCATCCGACGGTAATAATCGAGGGTTACAAGAAGGCGATGGAGAAGGCGCTTGCGACGGTGGATGAGATTGCATTCAAGGTCGATCCGACTGACAAGAACATGCTGAAGGAGGCAGCGATCACCACCCTGAGCGGAAAGAGCGTGGTTGCAGGGCACTTCGAGAGGCTAGCCGAGATGGTGGTCGACGCAGTCATCCAGGTAGCAGAAAAGCAGGGCGAGAAATACAAGGTCGACCTAGATAACATCAGGCTTGAGAGGAAGAAGGGCGAGTCCCTTGACGAGACCCAACTGGTGAAGGGCGTTGTTCTCGACAAGGAAGTAGTCCACCCAGGGATGCCGAAGAGGGTCGAGAACGCAAAGATAGCGATACTAGACTGCCCGCTTGAGCTCGAGAAGACGGAGATTACTGCAAAGATCAATATCACCTCGCCGGAGCAGATGAAGGCATTCCTCGACGAGGAGACCGAGATGCTGAAGGAACTCGTCGAGAAGGTTGCGGGGTCCGGAGCCAATGTAGTCGTGGTGCAGAAAGGTATCGACGACGTCGCTCAGCACTACCTGGCAAAGAAGGGGATCCTCGCAGTCAGGAGGGCTAAGAGGTCAGATGTCGAGGCCCTTGCGAAGGCATCGGGAGCGAGGATTGTGACATCAGTAGACGACCTGACGCCGAATGACTTGGGATTCGCAGCGCTCGTGGAGGAGAGGCGCGTCGGCAAGGACAAGATGGTGTTCGTCGAGGGCTGCAAGAACCCAAAGGCAGTGACTATACTTGTCAGGGGCGGTTCGGACAGGATGGTCGACGAGGCCGAGAGGTCGCTCCATGACGCAAAATGCGTGGTAAGGAACATAATGCAGGACCCGTACCTGGTGTCCGGCGGTGGCGCTCCGGAGGAAGAGGTCGCCACAAGGCTTAGGGAGTACGGCAGGTCGCTCAGCGGCAGGGAGCAGCTCGCGGTGCTCAAATTTGCGGAGGCAATGGAAGAGATCCCGCTGACGCTGGCGGAGAACTCCGGGCTTGATCCAGTCGACATCCTCGTCGAGATAAGGGCCGCACATGCAAAGGGACAGAAGGGCTACGGCGTTGACGTGATGTCAGGAAAAGTTGATGACATGTCCAAGTCCAAGGTCTTCGAACCAGCCAGCGTCAAGAAGCAGGCGATCAAGTCGGCGACCGAAGCAGCTATAACTCTGCTCAAGATAGACGATATCATTGCAGCCAGCGCGCCCAAGAAGGAGAAGGAAGGCAAGGGATCGCCCGAAGAGGGAATGGGCGGCATGGGCGGCATGGGCGGCATGGGCGGCATGGGCGGCATGGGCGGCATGATGTAATGAGCCAAGAAACAAGGCAGATACTCGGTCCAGCAACACTGACTAGGTTCGAGAAGGCCCGGATACTAGGAGCCCGGGCCCTCCAGCTTTCGATGGGAGCTCCGCCGCTGATAGCCTCAAGCGCGACAACGCCAATAGACATTGCCGAGGAAGAACTGAAGACAGGGATCCTCCCAATCACGATACGGAGGAGGCTGCCTGACGGCCGGCACCAGGACATCCCATTGAAGTGGCTGGTTAAGAAAACTCAGTAATCTTTTTTTATTTTATTTTATCTTATTCTATTTTATCCTATTTTTAGGATTATAAATTACGGACTTTCCACCGCACCCTAGAGATCAAAGCAGCGGCCACGGCAGCCCCGACACCGTTGTCGATATTGACTACCACAAGACCAGGGCTGCAGCTCTGCAGCATTGCCGCGAGTGCCCCCTCGCCGCGGCCGCCAAAGCCGTAGCCTGAGGATGTCGGCACCCCTACAACAGGCACGGACACTAGACTACTGACCACCGATGCGAGTGCACCCTCCATGCCAGCAAAGACAATGACTACATCCACATCCTTATCAATGGAGTCCTTCACCGCGGGAAATACCCTGTGGAGGCCAGCTATCCCGACATCATAGTACGAATGGACTGTACAACCCATTTCCTCCAACACAAATTTGGCTTCTTCAGCGACGCGTATGTCTGCTGTACCAGCGGTGATCAAAGACACTGCTCCTCGTTTTTCGGGATGAGTCTCCCCCCTATTTCGCATTATCGCCACTCTTCCAACTGCGCTGTACTTCACCTCAGGTCTTCCTGCCAGGCTTGAACTGAGTGCCTGAAGCCTCTCCTCGCTGATGCGTGTTATTATGACTTTGCCGGATTCCTCGAGGAAAGCATTTACGATATTCCTAAGAGAGGCGTCGTCCTTGCCTTCTGCGAAGACAATCTCAGGAACGCCCTTTCTTGCCTCCCTCGACAAGTCAAGGCATGCAACTTCCATCTCTCTTATGGCTAGCAGCCGTATCCTCTGCTCAGCCTCCTCAACACTGATCTTACCAGAAATGAGTTCAGAAAGCAACCTTCGGAGTTCCAATTCGCAGCACCCATTTTAATATAAGCAGATTCAGATCTTATGAGGGTGGCGTATTTGAATCTGGTGCTCATTGACGCATCCCTTGCAGGCGTGTCAGGAGATAAGCTGGTATCGGCATTGGCATCTGCCTCAGGGAGGAGCAAGGATCTCGAGGCGGCGATCAATGGCGCATTAGGGGCGACCGGCAGAAACGATACAGAGGTCTTTTTCGAGGAAGTTGAGAGCCACGGTATAAAGGGGCTGCAGCTCAAGTTCAGAGGTTTAGAGGACGAAGGTAAGGTAAATGCCCAACCAGCCAACGAGGTATTAAAGACCGTGAACGCGGCTGTCGAGGCGATCGGGCTCAGCCAGAATGGTAAAAAACAAGCTAGGAGCACAATGGAGTTACTCATCCGTACAGAGAGGATGAACCATGGAACGGCGGTCCTCCATGAGCTCGGAAGCATAGATACCGTCATAGACATCATAGGAACTTTCAAAGCAATTGAGCTGCTAGGCGTTGAAACGAGCGTCTTTTTCACGACCCCGGTTGCCGTTGGCTGCGGAGCCGTACCCTCCTCTCACGGTCTTCTCCCCATTCCAGCCCCCGCAACCCTCTCGATAATAAGCCATGCCGGGCTGCCGATAACCAAAACCGAAGTGCAGCAAGAGCTCACCACCCCAACAGGTGCCGCCCTGCTTGCTGTCCTGACTGCCGGAAGGATTGACTTGCCTCCCTTCAGAATGTATCCTGGAGCGGTCGGCGTGGGGATAGGAAGGAGGGAGCTCGGATTCCCGAATATAACAAGAGTCATACGCGGGGAGTCGCTTGCGGGATTAACGGAAGAAGAGATCTTCATAGTTGAAACCAATGTCGACGATGTTGATGGGGAGCTTTTGGGATGGCTATTCGAGAAGTTGAACGGGACGGCCGAAGACATTTGTATGATCCCTATGCTTACAAAAAAGAATAGACCGGGGTATTTGATTAGGGCTGTATCGACCCTTGATTCGGTCGGGAAGGTAATAGACACCATCTTGGATGAGACTGGAACTCTTGGGGTAAAGGTTTCACCGTGGAGGAGGGTCAAGGTCGACAGGAAAGAAAGCGTTGTCGACTTGGACATAAATGGCAGGCAGTATCACATAAGAGTCAAGACGAACCTCAGGACAGGGAGCTGCAAACCTGCTTTTGATGATTGTAGGAAGGCAGCTTTGGAGGGGGGAATTCCATTAAAGAGCGTTGTTGATCTGGTGAGGGCTAAGCTTCAACCCAAAGAAAAGAAAGAAGGCTGATCAGCGGGCACAAAGTCAGCCCTTCATCTTGACTGTGACCCACTCCCCCCGCTTGACCCTACGCACGGGATCCGGAGGGGAAACGAGTTTTCCAATCACGTTTACAGGGCTGTACGGCTGCGAGCCCCCAAAGAATATACAAAAAGCCTTCGAAGGGGGCCAGTATGCGAGTGTACCGGGGGTTACAGTAGACTTGGGCTTCTCAGGCCCTACAGAGACAGGAATCTCAAAGTAGACCTCCTCCTTCCAGAGGAAGGTCCTCGAGGTGAAAGGCAACGCGACAACTATTGACTCTACAGTTCTGGGAGAGAGGATCCGGGAGAGTATGCCCTCAACTTGCGTGCTCTCAAATTCAATCAAGACGGGTATTTCAGATTCTATAGATGAGGGCAAAAAATGCACCCTTAAGCCGCTGGGACGTAAATGATTACTCGCCTTGTCTTCTTTAATTCTCTGAGCATCCCTTGGCTGCGCATTTCCTCAAGAAGATCCTTTGCGACACTATACTTTAGGTTATACTTTGAATAAATCTGGTACGGCGTCACACAGACCATCTTCGGTACTTCTTTCTTGATCTGATCCAAAACCTTCGGGTCTACCACCGAGGTGGCTGCCGACTTTTGGATCTCCTTCTTCACAGCATCCTTCTTCTCTGGAGCGGCACCCTTCGCTGGCTTGGCAACAGTCTTTTTAGCCCCACCCATAAGACACACCTGATACCCGAAGAAGGAAGTTAACAATAAAAATGTTTTGGTTATGGCGTTTTGCTGAAGCCCCTCTCAAACCGCTGCCTGTGGATCGAATTCATGGTGCAGAAAGGCACAATTCTGCCGTCGGGAAGCGCATAGTGGATCGTGCACCGCCTCACCCTTTCCAAGTCGAAGTTATACGGATCCATGAAATGCATACAGCTAACTAGCACAACTTTGCGCATGAATTTTCCAAGGGAGTCGTAATCCCCGTGGAGCAGCACTGACGAGAGGATGCTTCCGAGCATGGCCTTGTTGACATACCTTGTCGCTCCTAGCAGGTGCATCCTCGCTCTTAACTTGGATCCTTTGATCGCGTCGTCGTATACATTCTCCATTGATCTCATGAACTTTTCAACGTCAGCATATTTTGTTATTGGGACAAGCTTGTCGCCCTCTGGCAACACCATCGTAGCCATTCCGCAGTGCTGGTGATTTGTGAATGTCTGGTAGCGTTTACCCTTCAGAGCCCCCACAGCATTTGATATCGGGACTACGACAGGAATCGGGTAGAAGTCCGAGGCCTTTATCTCCCCATTGGTCTGGGCCTCGACAAGCTTCAAGAAGTCAGGGATCGTAATACGCATCTCCTTCAACCGGTTCTTGTCGATCCTTCCTGCCATTGAGACCGGCTGGAAGTTCACACCACGGACTACGTCATAGTTCTTGGATGCAAATCGGAGTATCTCCCCTACCTGGTCGTCGTTGACGCCCCTGACGAGCGTCGGAACCAAGACCACGCTTTGCAGACCAACTGATCTGCAGTTCTCGATCACCCTGAGCTTAGTCTGGAAGAGATCGAGACCCCTCGCAGCTATATATGGACCTGGAGTCATGCCGTCGAACTGCAGATAAAGGGTGCTGAGCCCAGCCTCAATCAGGCTCTTCAGGAAAGACGGGTCGTTGGATACGCGTATCCCATTGGTGTTGACCTCAATGTGATCAAAGCCCGCTTCCTTTGCCATCCTTATGATGTCAGGTAGATCATCCCTTAGAGTGGGCTCCCCTCCCGAAAACTGGATTGAGTTCGGCGGGACGGGGCGGTTGCTCCTCAGATTTTTCAGCATCTCTGCGATCTGGTCCCTGGTCGGCTCATAGGTGTAACCAGCCGTCGCAGCATTAGCGAAGCAGATCGGGCACCTCAGATTGCACCTGTTGGTTACATCGATTATTGCTAGAACCGTGTGCGACCCGTGGGACGGGCATATCCCACAATCATACGGGCACCCGGCTTCTGATTTTGTTCGAGGGTTTTCTAGACCGTCGCCTAGGCGTTCGTACTCTTCGGCCCTCTTGTAGAGGTCGTAGTCGCTCCAGTAAATGTCCTCAAAGTGCCCGTGTTCTGTGCAGGTCTTGCCGATGTACACCACACCGCCATCCTCGTAAATCTCTGCCTCCAAAACCTTCATGCATTCAGGGCAGAGGCTCTTTGTCTTCTTCAGTACCTGCATAGGCGCTCATCCACGATAACAACATCCGCTTTATATTTGAAATTTTTTATACTATTTATACGGTGAATCGTATGAGCGATGGTTGGGGCATCATGAGCAAGCTGGCTCAGATAGGGCTAACCGAGGGGGAAGGCAGGGTTTACTTGGCACTCCTAAAGAGCAAGGTTGAGATGGATGCCAAGGATGTCAGTAAGGCATCAGGGATACCATACTCGAAGGTCTACACGATCCTTGAAAAGCTAGCTTCAAAGTCGTTGATAACAGTGAGGGCAGGCAGACCCGCAGTATACAGCGCAAAGGAACTGTCTGATGGTTTGTCGGAATATAAGAGGCTCGTGGCAAGGGAGCTCGATGGCAAGTTTAGCGAAGTGGAGCTTACATTACAGGACCTGCAGACCACTACAGATGCCGAAAAGCCAGACATCTGGATCATCAAAAACACAGGAGATATAATCAAAAAAGCTTACGCGACAGTGCTTAACGCAACGAAAGAAGTTGACGTGGCACTGCCATTCATGCCAGAATGGGCATCTGAAGAGCTCTATAATGCATTTCTACGGTTGAGGGGCAACGAGATCAGGTTAAGATTGCTGCTCTCATCGCAGGTTACAATTGATAAGATCGAGGGAGTCTCGAAGACGGTCAGCGTCAGGACAAGAGACAAGATGTTTGGAGGCGGCATAATAGTTGACGGTAACGAGGCTATACTCTTCATAGCAAGCGACGGGTCTAATCCGATTGTGGCTATATGGTCGAACCACGTGGGCTTAGTCCAAATTGCGAAGGCTTATTTCGACAACCTGTGGACGTCGTCGACTCCGATAAATTTTGATGGCAAATTACCGGCTCACAGAAAGACGTAAATGAATATGTTGCTAGCTATCTGGGC
It encodes the following:
- a CDS encoding toprim domain-containing protein; protein product: MRYKKGPKYFYEVCQSISELIERINENSSLVLVEGENDERALRMARLKTRIITFCDSKMPRFEFVERIANDYSGLSVVVLFDYDREGTIAAKRITVELEERGVRVERGLREELGKILVREGIRRVEEMPSLLSKAEF
- a CDS encoding formate--phosphoribosylaminoimidazolecarboxamide ligase family protein — protein: MITRERVWELVERYDLRAERITVGTLGSHSALDIADGAKEQGFRTAVVCQRGRELPYKTYRRIVDEAIVLERFSEIASEGVQEELRRRNTLFVPHRAFSTYVPYDVIEEEFLLPMVGNRMMLRSEERWAPKNQYYLLEKAGVRQPRKFKSPSEIDTLAIVKVQEAKRKIERAFFTATDEGDFWRKVEERVSRGVITREDAERAVIEEYVVGTYFNFNYFYSPLSGEVEFMGIDRRLQTNLHDFVSLPARQQLEIDLTLQNIEIGHMGATIRESMLEKVLENGIRFVKATKEEYPPGIIGPFALQGAVNKDQEIVIFDVSPRVPGSPVIGTTSPYTRYLYGRPMSVGQRIALEIREALETDRIREIVT
- a CDS encoding DNA-directed RNA polymerase subunit K translates to MSQETRQILGPATLTRFEKARILGARALQLSMGAPPLIASSATTPIDIAEEELKTGILPITIRRRLPDGRHQDIPLKWLVKKTQ
- the thsA gene encoding thermosome subunit alpha gives rise to the protein MKEGTSRTTGRDAQRANIMAAVALAEAIRSSLGPKGMDKMLVSSFGDVTVSNDGATIVKEMDVQHPAAKMLVEVAKTQDVEVGDGTTSAVILAGALLKKAQELLDQEVHPTVIIEGYKKAMEKALATVDEIAFKVDPTDKNMLKEAAITTLSGKSVVAGHFERLAEMVVDAVIQVAEKQGEKYKVDLDNIRLERKKGESLDETQLVKGVVLDKEVVHPGMPKRVENAKIAILDCPLELEKTEITAKINITSPEQMKAFLDEETEMLKELVEKVAGSGANVVVVQKGIDDVAQHYLAKKGILAVRRAKRSDVEALAKASGARIVTSVDDLTPNDLGFAALVEERRVGKDKMVFVEGCKNPKAVTILVRGGSDRMVDEAERSLHDAKCVVRNIMQDPYLVSGGGAPEEEVATRLREYGRSLSGREQLAVLKFAEAMEEIPLTLAENSGLDPVDILVEIRAAHAKGQKGYGVDVMSGKVDDMSKSKVFEPASVKKQAIKSATEAAITLLKIDDIIAASAPKKEKEGKGSPEEGMGGMGGMGGMGGMGGMGGMM
- the larB gene encoding nickel pincer cofactor biosynthesis protein LarB, with protein sequence MELRRLLSELISGKISVEEAEQRIRLLAIREMEVACLDLSREARKGVPEIVFAEGKDDASLRNIVNAFLEESGKVIITRISEERLQALSSSLAGRPEVKYSAVGRVAIMRNRGETHPEKRGAVSLITAGTADIRVAEEAKFVLEEMGCTVHSYYDVGIAGLHRVFPAVKDSIDKDVDVVIVFAGMEGALASVVSSLVSVPVVGVPTSSGYGFGGRGEGALAAMLQSCSPGLVVVNIDNGVGAAVAAALISRVRWKVRNL
- a CDS encoding formate--phosphoribosylaminoimidazolecarboxamide ligase; this translates as MSPSIAVIGSHSALQILKGAKQEGLRTLLICLKGREGLYDRFRLADRRVSVGSVEEILEHEIQSLIEEEGAVFVPHGTLISGGRLEDLERRFRPKIFGNRFIFKWEYDRDLKDRLLREAGIRTPRKFRSYTEIDGPAIVKLPGAEGGRGYFIAKSPRDFEAKIGQLTGKGLIKRGEEEKVFIQEYIIGVPVYPHYFWSAIEGRLELMGCDRRYETSIDAIGRIGAEDQLELGITPTFRVIGNIPLVLRESLLVDIFEDGERFVSAAERLVPPGMIGPFCLEMICDEDGNLYTFEFSGRIVAGTNLFVSGSPYSDLIFDEPMSMGRRIAREIKTASELGEIEKVTT
- the rimI gene encoding ribosomal protein S18-alanine N-acetyltransferase; the encoded protein is MEKLTVREFRPEDLEAVVMINKVCLPENYSPDFFMEHHWENPRIFLVAQVGEKVVGYNMCRIEFGISNIKRDFAKKGHVISIAVLEGYRGIGIGQKLMEEGMKNVKESGASEIYLEVRQSNLPAIQLYRKLGFRAVRVLEGYYRDGENAYMMVANLEEGNRFQNGS
- a CDS encoding nucleoside phosphorylase: MYHIKCERGEIAERVVVFGDPCRTRTFSSLLDRPRLVNKNRCLLTYTGDYMGTEVTLSTTGMGTPSAAIVCEELAALGAKCIIRAGTMGSISEEVAAGDAVVPTESIPQDGTTKAYIRKFKLNDVPGASRRIVEMLRSAALSKGVRAHTGTICTSDAFYLEGGRGDSRLKEKGVLGFEMECSAIFTIGAIRGYGAGAILAVTGTTYGKERVLGGEEIRRTVEKCSLSALETAALVELPRK